A window from Syntrophorhabdales bacterium encodes these proteins:
- a CDS encoding PIN domain-containing protein: MDILVQIFLVIVTSATSYFIVKEMFGSNLFAAFGALAGVILGYLVIKLEEKLKEIPLKDLVGTLVGITVGLFVANLFISKLLLTHAKDVPVTLPIYILLYFVMGYLGFRIGEKKSHTLDLSKLPLFHHMEATEGNKIVDTSTIIDGRIADICDTGFLEGTLIIPQFVLYEIQHIADLQDPVKKTRGRRGLEILHRLQKQTSVKVKIVDYDFPKLKDVDSKLIALAKNMNGKIITNDFNLNKVAELQGIEVLNLNELVTSLKPAVLPAEQMTIRIIKEGKEYGQGIGYLDDGTMVVVDDARKLLGKTVDVVVTSLLQTSSGRMIFAKLKEQAGKEFYFPEEYKLEEQVR, encoded by the coding sequence TTGGATATTCTTGTCCAAATCTTCCTTGTTATTGTAACGTCGGCAACCAGCTACTTCATCGTAAAAGAAATGTTCGGCAGCAACCTGTTTGCGGCATTCGGTGCATTGGCCGGTGTGATACTGGGATACCTTGTAATAAAGCTGGAAGAGAAGTTAAAGGAGATTCCGCTCAAAGATCTGGTCGGCACGCTCGTGGGTATCACTGTGGGCCTCTTCGTTGCCAACCTGTTCATATCCAAACTCCTCCTCACCCATGCGAAAGATGTACCTGTAACGCTGCCTATCTACATACTTCTCTACTTCGTGATGGGGTATCTGGGTTTCAGGATCGGTGAAAAGAAGAGCCACACGCTCGACCTGTCGAAACTGCCCCTTTTTCACCACATGGAAGCCACCGAAGGAAATAAGATCGTCGACACCAGCACCATCATCGATGGCCGCATTGCAGATATTTGCGATACGGGATTCTTGGAAGGCACCCTGATTATCCCGCAGTTTGTCCTCTATGAAATACAGCATATCGCTGACCTGCAGGACCCTGTCAAGAAGACCCGCGGGAGGCGAGGCCTTGAGATTCTCCACCGCCTGCAGAAACAGACGTCCGTGAAGGTAAAGATCGTTGACTATGACTTCCCCAAACTCAAAGACGTGGACTCGAAGCTGATTGCCCTCGCCAAAAATATGAATGGCAAAATAATTACCAATGACTTCAACCTGAATAAGGTTGCAGAGCTTCAGGGCATAGAGGTGTTGAATCTCAATGAACTGGTGACTTCGTTGAAACCCGCAGTGCTGCCCGCGGAACAGATGACGATTCGCATCATTAAAGAAGGCAAGGAGTACGGTCAGGGAATAGGGTATCTCGACGACGGGACCATGGTTGTGGTTGATGATGCGCGAAAACTCCTCGGTAAAACAGTGGACGTCGTGGTCACAAGCCTCTTACAAACCTCCTCTGGACGCATGATTTTCGCTAAGCTGAAAGAGCAAGCAGGAAAAGAATTCTACTTCCCCGAAGAATACAAGCTGGAAGAACAGGTGAGATAG
- the gltX gene encoding glutamate--tRNA ligase encodes MIRTRFAPSPTGQLHIGGARTALFNWLFARHHKGKFVLRIEDTDRERSRDEYTHGILDGLAWLGIENDEGPFFQSTRMDLYKEYALRLLQEGHAYRCYCTAEQLEEKRKRALKEGQKPSYDRTCRERTHEEPGKPYVIRFKTPLSGTVGFDDLVRGEINFRCDELDDLVILRTDQTPTYNFTVVVDDALMGITHIIRGDDHINNTPRQIVMYEALKFAVPRFGHVPLIHGKDRARLSKRHGATSLLEYKEDGFLPEALMNYLARLGWAHGDDEIFSKEELIEKFDLPNVGKSPAIFDMDKLLWLNDHYMKTLPVEVIADRLTPFIVARGHAAPEGATLVRIIRNLLGRAKTLKEMAQMAGFFFGEEIEYEPSARAKFLTEAARPILERFLGDFRQLSTLDEADQRSLIESIARDYGKKLVDIVQPIRVALTGKSVSPGIFEVIGILGKDVVEKRMERAISSLS; translated from the coding sequence ATGATACGAACGAGATTTGCGCCAAGCCCTACGGGCCAATTGCACATCGGGGGCGCGCGGACAGCCCTTTTCAACTGGCTTTTCGCGAGACACCACAAGGGCAAATTTGTGCTCCGGATCGAGGACACGGACCGGGAAAGGTCAAGGGACGAGTATACGCATGGCATACTCGACGGCCTTGCCTGGCTGGGCATCGAAAACGACGAGGGGCCTTTCTTCCAAAGCACCAGGATGGACCTCTACAAAGAATATGCCTTGCGGCTTTTGCAGGAGGGTCATGCTTACAGATGCTACTGTACGGCAGAGCAGTTGGAGGAGAAGAGAAAGCGGGCTCTGAAGGAGGGACAGAAACCTTCCTACGACCGGACCTGCAGGGAAAGGACCCACGAGGAGCCGGGCAAACCGTACGTGATACGATTCAAGACCCCCTTATCAGGCACGGTGGGATTCGACGATCTCGTCCGGGGAGAAATCAATTTTCGGTGCGACGAACTGGATGACCTTGTTATATTGAGAACCGATCAGACACCAACCTACAATTTTACCGTGGTGGTGGATGACGCCCTGATGGGTATCACCCATATCATCAGGGGTGACGACCACATCAACAACACGCCAAGACAGATAGTCATGTACGAAGCGCTGAAGTTTGCCGTGCCCCGGTTCGGCCACGTCCCGCTTATTCACGGGAAGGACCGGGCACGTCTCAGCAAGAGGCACGGGGCTACTTCATTGCTCGAGTACAAAGAGGACGGTTTCCTGCCCGAGGCGCTCATGAACTACCTTGCAAGGCTTGGCTGGGCGCACGGCGACGATGAGATCTTTTCGAAAGAGGAACTGATTGAAAAATTTGATCTGCCGAACGTGGGCAAATCACCCGCCATCTTTGACATGGACAAGCTTCTGTGGCTGAACGACCACTATATGAAAACCCTGCCTGTCGAAGTGATAGCCGACAGGCTCACCCCCTTTATTGTTGCGCGGGGCCATGCAGCCCCTGAGGGCGCGACACTCGTCCGGATCATCCGAAATCTCCTGGGGAGGGCAAAAACTCTCAAAGAGATGGCCCAGATGGCTGGATTCTTCTTTGGAGAAGAGATAGAATATGAGCCCTCAGCGAGAGCGAAGTTTCTGACGGAGGCAGCCAGGCCAATACTGGAGCGTTTCCTGGGCGACTTCCGGCAGCTTTCAACGCTCGATGAAGCAGATCAGCGATCGCTGATCGAAAGTATCGCAAGGGATTACGGAAAGAAGCTGGTTGACATTGTACAGCCGATACGGGTTGCACTTACAGGGAAGAGTGTCAGCCCCGGTATTTTTGAGGTGATCGGCATACTTGGAAAAGATGTGGTAGAAAAAAGGATGGAAAGGGCTATCTCCTCACTATCATGA
- a CDS encoding CarD family transcriptional regulator yields MLKVGEVAVYPGHGVGKIERIEEKEISGTKQAFYIMRILDSDMTIMIPTDGAKNAGLRYVIASREVVKVYEILKDKNTNHDTSPWNRRYKDYMERIKSGSIFEIATVLRELYTLRTWKELSFGERKMFETARNLIKKELSIALSKDEDEIVTDIEKIFSNNHRG; encoded by the coding sequence ATGTTGAAGGTTGGAGAGGTGGCAGTATACCCCGGGCACGGTGTAGGTAAGATTGAGCGGATCGAGGAGAAAGAGATTTCGGGCACCAAACAGGCTTTCTACATCATGAGAATTCTTGATTCCGACATGACGATCATGATCCCGACCGACGGAGCCAAGAATGCAGGGCTCCGCTACGTGATCGCCTCACGCGAAGTGGTCAAAGTGTACGAAATCCTTAAGGACAAGAATACCAATCATGACACGTCTCCATGGAACAGGCGGTACAAAGATTACATGGAGCGAATCAAGAGCGGGTCAATCTTCGAGATCGCGACAGTTTTGAGAGAACTTTATACACTCAGAACATGGAAAGAGCTCTCTTTTGGTGAACGAAAGATGTTCGAGACAGCAAGAAACCTCATCAAGAAAGAGCTCTCCATTGCGCTGTCCAAAGATGAGGACGAGATTGTGACAGATATAGAGAAGATCTTCTCCAATAACCACAGAGGTTAG